The proteins below are encoded in one region of Salmo salar chromosome ssa02, Ssal_v3.1, whole genome shotgun sequence:
- the LOC106573207 gene encoding transcription factor E2F3 isoform X1, translating to MRRGISSAPDKVIIAGVGGSLDKNAVLTALSDRLTPHFTTATYIQIITPPPCITQTSNVCLSEPPAGSIYSTPNGATNGAGQRPTLGRPPAKRRLALDESDHQYPIEGARTPRGKAGGASGPGLKSPKSKTGPEQIAPKSPAEKTRYDTSLGLLTKKFVELLGQSSDGVIDLNQAAEVLKVQKRRLYDITNVLEGVHLIKKKSKNNIQWMGCNLSEDGGMLTSSQSLSSELSDLGQEERRLDELIQSCTLDVQQMTEASHSHKFAYVTYQDIRQLRNLKDQTVIVVKAPSETKLEVPDPQEGLSVLLTSTKGPIEVFLCPEENNASSPVKNGSPDVQGNSSPFLKVSAESATGGSSKDYVAPAPPAVMVTNLSPITSPFTSLLLQTEDQIPSSLSGLLEGHGAGPFVNLSPPLLNEDYMLSLDDNEGISDLFDTYDFDKLPLEELMCPSM from the exons ATGAGAAGAGGGATCTCATCAGCCCCGGATAAAGTAATAATAGCAGGGGTTGGAGGCTCTTTAGATAAAAATGCGGTATTGACAGCATTGTCCGACCGGTTAACCCCTCATTTTACAACTGCCACTTATATACAAATTATAACTCCACCGCCTTGCATTACACAGACTTCAAATGTCTGTTTGTCCGAACCTCCAGCTGGCAGTATATATTCCACTCCAAACGGAGCAACAAACGGAGCCGGACAACGACCTACATTAGGACGTCCACCG GCCAAGCGGAGGTTGGCGTTGGATGAGTCGGACCACCAGTACCCCATCGAAGGAGCCAGGACCCCCAGGGGAAAGGCTGGAGGAGCCTCCGGGCCAGGGCTCAAGAGCCCCAAAAGTAAGACTGGGCCAGAGCAGATAG CTCCAAAGTCACCGGCAGAGAAGACGCGCTACGACACGTCGTTGGGTCTGCTAACGAAGAAGTTTGTTGAGCTGCTGGGCCAGTCGTCTGACGGCGTCATCGACCTCAATCAGGCTGCAGAGGTTCTCAAGGTGCAGAAGAGACGCCTCTATGACATCACCAACGTTCTGGAGGGGGTGCACCTCATCAAGAAGAAGTCTAAGAACAACATACAGTGGAT ggGCTGTAACCTGTCAGAGGATGGGGGTATGTTGACCAGCAGCCAGAGTCTGAGCAGTGAGCTGTCTGACCTgggtcaggaggagaggagactggacgAGCTGATCCAGAGCTGTACCCTGGATGTCCAACAGATGACAGAGGCCTCGCACAGCCACAA GTTTGCGTATGTGACATACCAAGACATCCGTCAGCTGCGCAACCTGAAGGACCAGACGGTCATCGTGGTGAAAGCTCCCTCTGAGACCAAGTTGGAGGTGCCAGACCCTCAGGAG ggcctgtctgtcctcctcaccAGCACCAAGGGGCCTATTGAGGTGTTCCTCTGTCCGGAGGAGAACAACGCCAGTAGTCCTGTGAAGAACGGCAGCCCGGATGTCCAAGGAAACTCCTCACCTTTCCTCAAAGTGTCAGCAG AGAGTGCAACAGGCGGCAGCAGTAAGGACTATGTCGCTCCAGCTCCCCCTGCAGTGATGGTGACCAACCTGTCCCCCATCACCTCTCCTTTCACCAGCCTGCTGCTGCAAACAGAGGACCAgatcccctcctccctgtctgggCTCCTGGAGGGCCACGGGGCCGGGCCCTTCGTCAAcctgtccccccctctcctcaACGAGGACTACATGCTGAGCTTAGACGACAATGAGGGAATCAGTGATCTGTTCGACACCTACGACTTTGACAAGCTGCCCCTGGAAGAACTCATGTGTCCCTCTATGtaa
- the LOC106573207 gene encoding transcription factor E2F3 isoform X2 produces MRRGISSAPDKVIIAGVGGSLDKNAVLTALSDRLTPHFTTATYIQIITPPPCITQTSNVCLSEPPAGSIYSTPNGATNGAGQRPTLGRPPAKRRLALDESDHQYPIEGARTPRGKAGGASGPGLKSPKTPKSPAEKTRYDTSLGLLTKKFVELLGQSSDGVIDLNQAAEVLKVQKRRLYDITNVLEGVHLIKKKSKNNIQWMGCNLSEDGGMLTSSQSLSSELSDLGQEERRLDELIQSCTLDVQQMTEASHSHKFAYVTYQDIRQLRNLKDQTVIVVKAPSETKLEVPDPQEGLSVLLTSTKGPIEVFLCPEENNASSPVKNGSPDVQGNSSPFLKVSAESATGGSSKDYVAPAPPAVMVTNLSPITSPFTSLLLQTEDQIPSSLSGLLEGHGAGPFVNLSPPLLNEDYMLSLDDNEGISDLFDTYDFDKLPLEELMCPSM; encoded by the exons ATGAGAAGAGGGATCTCATCAGCCCCGGATAAAGTAATAATAGCAGGGGTTGGAGGCTCTTTAGATAAAAATGCGGTATTGACAGCATTGTCCGACCGGTTAACCCCTCATTTTACAACTGCCACTTATATACAAATTATAACTCCACCGCCTTGCATTACACAGACTTCAAATGTCTGTTTGTCCGAACCTCCAGCTGGCAGTATATATTCCACTCCAAACGGAGCAACAAACGGAGCCGGACAACGACCTACATTAGGACGTCCACCG GCCAAGCGGAGGTTGGCGTTGGATGAGTCGGACCACCAGTACCCCATCGAAGGAGCCAGGACCCCCAGGGGAAAGGCTGGAGGAGCCTCCGGGCCAGGGCTCAAGAGCCCCAAAA CTCCAAAGTCACCGGCAGAGAAGACGCGCTACGACACGTCGTTGGGTCTGCTAACGAAGAAGTTTGTTGAGCTGCTGGGCCAGTCGTCTGACGGCGTCATCGACCTCAATCAGGCTGCAGAGGTTCTCAAGGTGCAGAAGAGACGCCTCTATGACATCACCAACGTTCTGGAGGGGGTGCACCTCATCAAGAAGAAGTCTAAGAACAACATACAGTGGAT ggGCTGTAACCTGTCAGAGGATGGGGGTATGTTGACCAGCAGCCAGAGTCTGAGCAGTGAGCTGTCTGACCTgggtcaggaggagaggagactggacgAGCTGATCCAGAGCTGTACCCTGGATGTCCAACAGATGACAGAGGCCTCGCACAGCCACAA GTTTGCGTATGTGACATACCAAGACATCCGTCAGCTGCGCAACCTGAAGGACCAGACGGTCATCGTGGTGAAAGCTCCCTCTGAGACCAAGTTGGAGGTGCCAGACCCTCAGGAG ggcctgtctgtcctcctcaccAGCACCAAGGGGCCTATTGAGGTGTTCCTCTGTCCGGAGGAGAACAACGCCAGTAGTCCTGTGAAGAACGGCAGCCCGGATGTCCAAGGAAACTCCTCACCTTTCCTCAAAGTGTCAGCAG AGAGTGCAACAGGCGGCAGCAGTAAGGACTATGTCGCTCCAGCTCCCCCTGCAGTGATGGTGACCAACCTGTCCCCCATCACCTCTCCTTTCACCAGCCTGCTGCTGCAAACAGAGGACCAgatcccctcctccctgtctgggCTCCTGGAGGGCCACGGGGCCGGGCCCTTCGTCAAcctgtccccccctctcctcaACGAGGACTACATGCTGAGCTTAGACGACAATGAGGGAATCAGTGATCTGTTCGACACCTACGACTTTGACAAGCTGCCCCTGGAAGAACTCATGTGTCCCTCTATGtaa